One segment of Radiobacillus kanasensis DNA contains the following:
- a CDS encoding SpoVR family protein, with protein sequence MKRRGRPLKQADHLALEKSIAEITEIAKGFGLDFYPMRYEICPPEIIYTFGAYGMPTRFSHWSFGKQFHKMKLQYDLGLSKIYELVINSNPCYAFLLNSNSLIQNKLIVAHVLAHCDFFKNNARFQNTNQDMVESMSATAERIAAYEKEYGIDEVESFLDAILAIQEHIDPTLLKPQLEWEDEEEEVDKQDAGPYADLWALDETNEKPTKPKRRKKKFPPHPEKDLLLFIEEHSRHLENWQRDILTMMREEMLYFWPQLETKIMNEGWASYWHQRILREMDLTSDESIEFASLNAGVVQPSKTQINPYYLGVKMFEDIEERFNNPTEEMKRWGVEPGSGREKIFEVREIESDISFLRNYLTKDFVEREDLYLFEKQGNEYKVTDKSWENVRDQLIAMRVNGGFPFITVQNGDYLFNGELYLKHHFEGVELDLTYLEKTLPYIYQLWGRTVHMETVIEEREALFTYDGNKVMKQYL encoded by the coding sequence ATGAAAAGGAGAGGTCGCCCTTTGAAACAAGCGGATCATCTTGCCTTAGAGAAATCCATTGCCGAGATTACCGAGATAGCCAAAGGATTTGGCTTAGATTTTTATCCGATGCGTTATGAAATATGTCCACCTGAAATTATTTACACATTCGGTGCCTACGGGATGCCGACTCGCTTTTCACACTGGAGCTTTGGCAAGCAATTTCATAAAATGAAGCTTCAATATGACCTTGGTCTAAGCAAAATCTACGAACTTGTCATCAACTCCAACCCTTGTTATGCCTTTCTGCTTAACTCCAATTCTCTTATCCAAAACAAATTAATTGTGGCGCACGTCCTAGCCCATTGTGACTTTTTTAAAAACAATGCTAGATTTCAAAATACCAATCAAGACATGGTGGAAAGTATGTCAGCGACAGCAGAGCGAATTGCTGCTTATGAAAAAGAATATGGAATAGACGAGGTAGAATCGTTTTTAGATGCCATTTTAGCGATTCAGGAGCACATTGATCCAACTTTATTAAAGCCGCAACTAGAGTGGGAGGATGAAGAAGAGGAAGTTGATAAACAGGATGCTGGACCTTATGCAGACTTATGGGCACTTGATGAAACCAACGAAAAACCAACGAAGCCAAAACGACGTAAAAAGAAGTTTCCGCCTCACCCCGAAAAAGATTTGTTACTCTTTATCGAGGAACATAGCCGTCATCTAGAAAACTGGCAACGAGACATACTCACCATGATGCGTGAGGAGATGCTGTATTTTTGGCCACAGTTGGAAACGAAAATCATGAACGAAGGCTGGGCTTCCTACTGGCATCAACGGATCCTCCGTGAAATGGATCTGACAAGCGATGAATCTATTGAGTTTGCGAGTTTAAATGCAGGGGTCGTGCAGCCCTCCAAAACACAAATAAATCCGTACTACCTTGGAGTCAAAATGTTTGAAGACATTGAAGAGCGGTTTAACAACCCAACTGAAGAAATGAAACGATGGGGAGTGGAACCAGGGTCAGGAAGAGAAAAGATATTTGAAGTAAGAGAAATAGAATCCGATATTTCCTTCTTACGTAATTATTTGACGAAGGATTTTGTAGAACGAGAGGACCTTTACTTATTTGAAAAACAAGGGAATGAGTATAAGGTGACCGATAAAAGTTGGGAAAATGTCCGTGATCAACTCATTGCAATGCGTGTGAATGGTGGATTCCCATTTATTACAGTTCAAAATGGGGATTACTTGTTTAATGGGGAGCTTTACTTGAAGCACCACTTTGAAGGAGTGGAACTGGATCTCACTTATTTAGAAAAAACATTGCCTTACATTTATCAGCTCTGGGGAAGAACTGTTCATATGGAAACGGTTATTGAGGAGCGGGAAGCGTTGTTTACGTATGATGGGAATAAAGTGATGAAGCAATACTTGTAA
- a CDS encoding ArsR/SmtB family transcription factor, with protein MTRIDTCDIYCYNEEKVQSVRKAMEQENLNSVSKMFKVLADENRAKIAYALSQDGELCVCDIANIIGATVATASHHLRTLSKQGMVRSRKEGKLVFYSMVNPQLNMLIQTALAYSKGAEVYA; from the coding sequence ATGACTCGAATAGATACTTGCGATATTTATTGTTATAACGAAGAGAAGGTGCAAAGTGTTCGAAAGGCGATGGAGCAAGAAAATTTAAATAGTGTTTCCAAGATGTTCAAAGTGTTAGCAGATGAAAATAGGGCTAAGATTGCCTATGCGTTGTCCCAAGACGGTGAATTATGTGTGTGTGATATCGCTAATATCATTGGTGCAACGGTGGCGACTGCTTCTCATCACTTACGTACATTAAGTAAACAAGGAATGGTTCGCTCACGCAAGGAGGGGAAGCTTGTTTTCTATTCCATGGTGAATCCACAACTGAACATGCTGATCCAAACGGCTTTAGCCTATTCCAAAGGGGCTGAAGTTTATGCCTGA
- a CDS encoding bifunctional cystathionine gamma-lyase/homocysteine desulfhydrase yields the protein MKPKTKMIHGGTVTGDEQTGAVSVPIYQVSTYKQDAVGQHRGYEYSRTGNPTRHALETLIADLENGKAGFAFGSGMAAITSVMMLFNAGDHVVMTDDVYGGTYRLTTKVLNRFNLDHTYVDTSDPAQVEAAIKPNTKALYIETPTNPLLKITDLKKMSEIAKKHDLYLIVDNTFATPYWQQPIDFGADIVLHSATKYIGGHSDVVSGLVVVNSDKLAEDLHFVQNSVGGVLGPQDSWLLIRGIKTLGLRMEAIEKNTHAIVEFLEKHPQVTTIYYPGLASHKGHDVAKAQAGGFGGMISFDVGSAEKADEVISKAKYFTLAESLGAVESLISVPAKMTHASIPADRRAELGITDGLIRISVGIEDSEDLIEDLKQAMA from the coding sequence GTGAAGCCAAAAACAAAAATGATTCACGGAGGAACCGTAACTGGTGATGAACAAACAGGTGCTGTTTCTGTTCCCATTTACCAAGTAAGTACGTATAAGCAGGATGCAGTTGGTCAACACAGAGGGTATGAATATTCTCGTACAGGTAATCCAACACGCCACGCTTTAGAAACACTGATCGCTGATTTAGAAAATGGAAAAGCAGGCTTTGCCTTCGGTTCAGGGATGGCTGCCATTACTTCTGTCATGATGCTTTTCAATGCTGGAGATCACGTGGTGATGACGGATGACGTCTATGGTGGAACGTACCGTTTAACAACGAAGGTTTTGAATCGCTTCAATCTTGATCATACGTATGTAGATACGAGTGATCCGGCACAAGTAGAGGCCGCGATTAAACCAAACACAAAAGCTTTGTATATTGAAACACCAACGAACCCACTGTTGAAAATTACAGACCTGAAAAAAATGTCTGAGATTGCGAAAAAACATGATCTGTATTTGATCGTTGATAATACGTTTGCAACGCCTTACTGGCAGCAACCAATTGACTTTGGTGCAGACATTGTTCTTCACAGTGCAACGAAATATATCGGAGGGCATAGTGATGTCGTGTCCGGATTAGTCGTAGTGAATTCTGATAAGCTCGCAGAAGATCTCCACTTTGTACAAAATTCTGTAGGTGGTGTACTTGGACCACAGGATTCTTGGTTACTTATTCGTGGAATTAAAACATTAGGTCTTCGTATGGAAGCCATTGAGAAAAATACGCATGCCATCGTAGAATTTTTAGAAAAACATCCACAAGTAACCACTATTTATTACCCTGGTCTCGCAAGTCATAAAGGACATGATGTAGCGAAAGCACAGGCAGGTGGATTTGGTGGAATGATTTCTTTTGATGTGGGAAGTGCTGAAAAGGCAGATGAAGTAATTAGCAAAGCAAAATACTTTACCTTAGCGGAAAGTCTCGGGGCCGTAGAAAGCTTGATTTCGGTTCCGGCAAAAATGACGCACGCTTCGATTCCTGCGGACCGCCGCGCTGAGCTAGGAATTACCGATGGATTGATTCGTATATCCGTCGGAATTGAAGATAGCGAAGATTTAATTGAAGACTTAAAGCAAGCAATGGCATAA
- a CDS encoding heavy metal translocating P-type ATPase: MPEQTSKTYRVQGFSCAGCANTFEQNVKRLDGVTEASVNFGASKITVYGLTSREALEKAGSFENLKILDEKEKQEKQLPFWKQKETIKVYVSAILLLASWYVSSVLEDSWIPTIGYGASIVIGGYTLFRKGLKNLSRLQFDMSTLMTIAILGAAAIGEWGEGATVVILFAISEALETYSMDKARQSIASLMDIAPNEALVRRNEKEIVLRVEDIRLGDIMIVKPGQKLAMDGKVVRGASTINQAAITGESIPVAKTVADEVYAGTLNEEGLLEVEVTKRVEDTTLAKIIHLVEEAQAERAPSQAFVDKFAKYYTPVIIVIAFLIATLPPLFTGNWVDWIYQGLAVLVVGCPCALVVSTPVAIVTAIGNAAKNGVLIKGGIHLETAGALKAIAFDKTGTLTKGIPVVTEMEPFGSNREDVLRIAALLEKGSQHPLASAIIRKAEQEKVLEIGEVKDFQSVTGKGVQGNLDNIRYTLGSPSFLETVLGRMSSSQKSIIQDLEEKGNTVIVLGSQKEILGCLAIADEVRESSKRVIQKLYQVGIEKTIMLTGDNPRAAQAIGNQIGVTDIQAELLPQDKLEVIKGLRTTYKGVAMVGDGINDAPALAASSVGIAMGGAGTDTALETADIALMSDDLEKLPLTMKLSRRALAIIKQNISFSLAIKAAALLLVIPGWLTLWLAIFADMGATLLVTLNSLRLLRVKE, from the coding sequence ATGCCTGAACAAACATCCAAAACGTATCGTGTACAAGGTTTTTCCTGCGCAGGTTGTGCGAATACATTTGAACAAAACGTGAAACGGCTGGACGGAGTTACGGAAGCTAGTGTGAACTTTGGTGCATCGAAAATCACGGTATATGGTCTAACATCTAGAGAAGCACTGGAAAAAGCAGGATCCTTCGAGAATTTAAAAATACTAGATGAAAAAGAAAAACAAGAGAAGCAACTTCCTTTTTGGAAACAGAAAGAAACGATAAAGGTCTATGTTTCTGCCATTTTATTGCTAGCGAGCTGGTATGTAAGTAGTGTTCTAGAAGATAGCTGGATACCGACAATTGGATATGGAGCTTCTATCGTAATAGGAGGCTATACCCTTTTCCGAAAAGGGTTGAAAAATCTATCTCGATTACAATTTGATATGAGTACCTTAATGACGATTGCCATCCTCGGAGCCGCAGCCATTGGGGAATGGGGAGAAGGAGCGACCGTTGTTATATTGTTTGCGATAAGTGAAGCACTTGAAACCTATTCGATGGATAAAGCGAGACAATCGATTGCTTCCTTAATGGATATCGCACCTAATGAAGCTTTGGTTCGCAGAAATGAGAAGGAGATTGTGCTTCGAGTTGAAGATATTCGGCTAGGCGACATAATGATCGTAAAGCCTGGTCAGAAATTAGCTATGGATGGAAAAGTTGTACGAGGAGCTTCTACTATAAATCAGGCAGCGATTACTGGTGAAAGTATTCCCGTTGCTAAAACCGTTGCGGACGAAGTGTATGCAGGTACACTGAATGAAGAAGGCCTGCTAGAGGTCGAAGTAACCAAACGAGTTGAAGATACAACATTAGCTAAAATCATTCACTTAGTAGAAGAAGCACAAGCGGAAAGAGCTCCATCTCAAGCATTTGTTGATAAATTCGCTAAGTACTATACGCCAGTAATTATTGTGATCGCCTTTCTCATAGCGACTTTACCTCCCTTGTTCACTGGTAACTGGGTGGATTGGATTTATCAGGGCTTAGCAGTTCTCGTCGTAGGCTGCCCATGTGCATTAGTCGTTTCTACTCCTGTTGCGATTGTAACCGCTATTGGAAATGCAGCAAAGAATGGAGTTTTAATTAAAGGTGGGATTCATCTTGAAACGGCCGGAGCGCTTAAAGCAATCGCTTTTGATAAGACGGGTACTTTGACGAAAGGGATACCGGTAGTAACGGAAATGGAACCGTTTGGATCTAATCGTGAGGACGTCCTTCGTATCGCTGCTTTACTAGAGAAGGGATCTCAGCACCCACTTGCTTCCGCTATTATCAGAAAAGCGGAACAGGAAAAGGTCTTAGAAATCGGTGAGGTTAAGGACTTTCAATCCGTTACGGGTAAAGGAGTTCAAGGGAATCTCGACAATATTCGTTATACATTAGGAAGTCCTAGCTTTTTGGAAACGGTACTTGGAAGAATGTCATCTAGTCAAAAATCCATTATTCAAGACCTTGAAGAGAAAGGCAATACGGTTATTGTATTAGGCTCGCAAAAGGAAATACTAGGCTGTCTTGCTATAGCTGATGAGGTAAGGGAATCCTCGAAAAGAGTTATTCAGAAGCTTTATCAAGTAGGAATAGAAAAAACAATTATGCTAACTGGAGATAATCCACGAGCGGCTCAGGCTATTGGAAATCAAATTGGTGTAACAGATATCCAAGCAGAGTTATTGCCTCAAGATAAGCTGGAAGTCATTAAGGGACTGAGGACTACTTATAAAGGTGTCGCCATGGTGGGGGATGGCATTAATGATGCACCAGCTCTAGCAGCATCTTCTGTTGGTATTGCAATGGGGGGTGCTGGGACGGATACGGCTCTTGAGACAGCAGATATTGCTCTCATGTCAGATGACTTAGAAAAACTTCCCCTTACGATGAAACTAAGTAGAAGAGCTCTTGCTATCATTAAGCAAAACATTAGCTTTTCATTGGCAATAAAGGCCGCTGCACTCCTACTTGTTATACCCGGATGGTTAACCTTATGGCTTGCGATTTTTGCGGATATGGGTGCCACCTTACTTGTTACCTTAAATAGTTTGAGGTTGTTACGAGTAAAAGAATAA
- a CDS encoding GNAT family N-acetyltransferase, which produces MKPIIVEAVTRQEENILHNLMQFYIYEFTRFQHSIKLEENGAFKPFNLKDYWENPHLHAFFFKVDGEQMGFALVESAHEEEPNTMQEFFIMAKYGGKGYGQKAASQLFQRFPGKWHIVQIEKNYPAQAFWRSLTYRMTNGAVSERYENRKSIQEFHTDDMIS; this is translated from the coding sequence TTGAAACCAATAATAGTAGAAGCGGTAACCCGCCAAGAAGAAAATATTTTACATAATTTGATGCAATTCTATATTTATGAATTTACGAGGTTTCAACATTCTATTAAGTTAGAAGAGAACGGTGCTTTTAAGCCATTTAATCTTAAGGATTATTGGGAAAATCCTCATTTACATGCCTTTTTCTTCAAAGTAGATGGAGAACAAATGGGGTTTGCACTGGTCGAAAGTGCTCATGAAGAGGAGCCAAATACAATGCAGGAGTTTTTTATCATGGCGAAATATGGCGGGAAAGGGTACGGCCAGAAAGCGGCTTCCCAGCTTTTTCAAAGGTTTCCCGGTAAATGGCACATTGTTCAAATCGAAAAAAACTATCCTGCACAAGCATTTTGGAGAAGCTTAACTTACCGAATGACGAATGGGGCCGTTTCAGAGCGGTATGAAAATCGGAAGTCTATTCAGGAATTCCATACAGATGATATGATTTCATAG
- a CDS encoding outer membrane lipoprotein-sorting protein produces MRRLSVLISLFLLLIGSGCTNENVDVDQIMNQVTEAQENLSAYHAIVSSTSNYDGEEETIRYEEWIEKPNKSRMEYEDGYLIVSNGESTWIYNEQANEVIVEEEMATGDMNQTDFLKDMIQEMVDNNTVEIMGSEEVSGRDAYHVMLTPKDTKLYQDKMEFWFDKETWLPLKIHTGMEGFETTIVYESIKFSEDQDDSLFTFEIPDGTNVLTSDDFEVESQSPEEIIELATFPVPEITKLPENYELGDSYYDQEYSMANFVYYDKENEYESIALMVSADPDGEMLHEIPYEDGETVTIDGKEMTYIAYEEMQSFIWGVNGMLYDVTIMSQDISKEEAMDIVKSVE; encoded by the coding sequence ATGCGAAGGTTATCGGTATTGATATCCTTATTTTTACTTTTGATAGGAAGTGGATGCACGAATGAAAATGTAGATGTTGATCAAATCATGAATCAAGTTACAGAGGCACAGGAAAATCTATCCGCGTATCATGCGATTGTATCTTCAACTAGTAATTATGATGGGGAAGAAGAAACTATTCGATATGAGGAATGGATAGAGAAGCCGAACAAAAGTCGAATGGAATACGAAGATGGGTACTTAATTGTGAGTAATGGAGAGAGTACATGGATTTATAATGAACAAGCAAATGAAGTCATTGTCGAAGAAGAAATGGCTACTGGGGACATGAATCAGACAGATTTTCTAAAAGACATGATTCAAGAAATGGTCGACAATAATACCGTAGAGATCATGGGTTCTGAAGAAGTATCTGGGCGAGACGCGTATCATGTAATGTTAACTCCAAAAGACACAAAGCTTTATCAAGACAAAATGGAATTTTGGTTTGACAAAGAAACGTGGCTTCCGCTGAAGATTCATACGGGCATGGAAGGCTTTGAGACGACGATTGTATATGAAAGCATAAAGTTTAGCGAGGACCAAGATGATTCCTTATTTACCTTTGAAATACCCGATGGAACGAATGTATTAACTTCCGATGATTTTGAGGTCGAAAGTCAGTCCCCTGAAGAAATTATAGAACTAGCAACTTTTCCCGTCCCTGAAATAACCAAACTCCCTGAAAACTACGAGCTCGGTGACAGCTACTACGATCAGGAATATAGTATGGCAAACTTTGTCTATTACGATAAAGAGAACGAGTATGAGAGCATTGCTCTGATGGTAAGTGCAGACCCAGACGGTGAAATGTTACATGAAATTCCATATGAAGACGGAGAAACTGTCACGATAGATGGCAAAGAAATGACCTATATTGCCTACGAAGAGATGCAAAGCTTTATTTGGGGGGTAAATGGGATGTTGTATGATGTTACGATTATGAGCCAAGATATTTCGAAAGAAGAAGCAATGGACATTGTGAAATCTGTCGAATGA
- a CDS encoding rhodanese-like domain-containing protein — translation MFIILYSRTFPISGIPCIDINKDPHTPHRVMVDIRDYNVASNDMINGSISIPLAYLKRYHHEIPREEVHVIASDKIERNLGVRVLRSKGFKVTGYTLTECGCQQK, via the coding sequence TTGTTTATTATTCTTTACTCACGAACTTTTCCGATATCGGGGATTCCTTGTATCGATATAAATAAAGATCCACATACTCCTCACCGTGTAATGGTGGATATTCGCGACTATAATGTTGCTTCTAATGATATGATTAATGGTTCTATCTCTATACCTTTAGCGTATTTGAAACGATACCATCATGAAATTCCACGGGAAGAAGTGCATGTTATCGCATCCGACAAAATAGAACGAAATCTTGGAGTTCGAGTCTTAAGAAGTAAAGGCTTTAAGGTAACCGGTTATACATTAACGGAATGTGGATGTCAGCAAAAATAG
- a CDS encoding potassium/proton antiporter, whose product MENINNSFILISILLIIGVLTTKFSSRLGLPSLVFYIMVGMILSNFIYYDNALLTQLFGILALVVILFEGGMQSNWPNIRKVIKPSLSLATIGVLVTTVVIGVFAKYILDLPWLEGLLFGAIVGSTDAAAVFAVIGNKNIKQKLGSTLEAESGTNDPMAIFLTVSFISLIQSPELNILGITLRFLWQMGFGLAMGLIMGKVTVWSINKINLDSSGLYPILALGFAILTYSLTSFLQGSGFLAVYIMALLVGNSDLTYRHSIFRFNEGFAWMMQILMFILLGLLVFPSQLLDIFWQGIILSLLLILVARPIGVFLSTINMKFSVADKIFLSISGLKGAVPIVLATYPMIAGLENSQLLFNVVFFVVFTSALVQGAAISPLADYLGLSGQEKFSSPHTLELVSIGKSSSEISEIAIKDHSVVLNKMLSEIKLPRDTLISAVIRGDNVVTPTGTTTLQEGDIVYVLAPKSKRKQVNHIFMRKIQTQKKEQTE is encoded by the coding sequence GTGGAAAACATAAATAATTCCTTTATACTTATCTCTATTTTGCTTATTATTGGTGTCTTGACTACAAAATTCTCCTCACGACTCGGTCTCCCTTCTCTTGTTTTTTACATCATGGTTGGCATGATTCTTTCTAATTTCATTTACTATGACAATGCCTTACTTACTCAATTATTTGGGATCCTTGCACTAGTTGTTATCCTCTTCGAAGGTGGAATGCAAAGCAATTGGCCGAATATTAGAAAGGTGATTAAACCCTCCCTTTCTCTAGCGACTATCGGTGTGCTTGTCACTACCGTAGTCATCGGAGTATTTGCCAAGTACATTTTGGACCTACCATGGTTAGAAGGACTTCTATTTGGAGCGATTGTAGGCTCAACCGATGCAGCTGCAGTATTTGCAGTAATCGGGAATAAAAATATAAAACAGAAACTAGGATCAACACTTGAGGCAGAGTCCGGGACCAATGATCCGATGGCTATATTCCTAACCGTTTCCTTCATTTCCTTGATCCAATCTCCTGAGCTAAACATTCTTGGGATTACTCTAAGATTTTTATGGCAAATGGGATTCGGGTTAGCAATGGGCTTAATAATGGGGAAAGTTACCGTATGGAGCATTAATAAAATTAACTTAGATTCCTCTGGTCTTTATCCTATTTTAGCTTTAGGATTCGCTATCCTAACCTATAGCCTCACAAGTTTCCTCCAAGGTAGTGGCTTTTTAGCGGTCTATATCATGGCTTTATTAGTCGGAAATTCTGATCTGACCTACCGTCATTCCATATTCCGATTTAATGAAGGCTTCGCTTGGATGATGCAGATTCTTATGTTCATTTTATTAGGTCTATTAGTTTTCCCAAGTCAATTGCTAGACATATTTTGGCAAGGGATTATTCTTTCCTTACTACTCATTTTGGTAGCAAGACCTATCGGGGTCTTCTTAAGTACGATAAACATGAAATTTTCCGTAGCGGATAAAATTTTCTTATCGATATCAGGCTTAAAAGGGGCTGTACCAATTGTGCTAGCGACGTATCCGATGATTGCTGGATTAGAAAATAGCCAGCTCCTATTTAATGTCGTATTTTTCGTCGTGTTCACATCAGCCTTAGTCCAAGGAGCAGCAATCTCTCCTTTAGCAGACTATCTCGGATTATCTGGCCAGGAGAAGTTTTCCTCTCCCCATACCTTAGAATTAGTTTCTATTGGAAAATCATCATCGGAAATATCCGAAATCGCTATAAAGGATCATTCCGTTGTGCTAAATAAGATGTTATCTGAAATTAAACTGCCGAGGGATACGCTGATATCTGCCGTCATACGAGGTGATAATGTAGTGACTCCAACTGGTACCACTACCCTCCAAGAAGGGGACATCGTCTATGTCTTGGCACCAAAATCCAAACGCAAGCAAGTCAATCATATATTTATGAGAAAAATTCAAACACAGAAAAAGGAGCAGACCGAATAG
- a CDS encoding AAA family ATPase, whose amino-acid sequence MARRPRRPQRIHIIGSVGSGKTTLAKELSKKLKIPHYELDQVVWNRTSHGDVRNSLSVRDEQFHRIIASDAWIVEGVHHEWIYDGLIKADIIVFLDVRMKTRRWRIWKRYMKQILRLEKSHYRASLRILRKMFVWNQQFEKESRPEILKILKAFSQKTWIVTSSEEIKKALLK is encoded by the coding sequence ATGGCGCGAAGACCAAGAAGACCGCAAAGAATACATATTATTGGATCCGTAGGTAGCGGAAAAACAACATTAGCAAAAGAGCTATCCAAGAAGCTTAAAATTCCTCATTATGAGCTGGACCAAGTCGTTTGGAATAGAACGAGTCATGGAGATGTTCGAAACAGTCTAAGCGTTCGAGATGAACAATTCCACCGAATTATTGCTTCAGACGCATGGATTGTAGAAGGAGTGCATCATGAATGGATCTATGATGGGTTAATAAAAGCGGATATCATCGTATTTTTGGATGTACGGATGAAAACAAGGAGATGGCGTATCTGGAAGAGGTACATGAAGCAGATCCTTCGCCTAGAAAAATCCCATTATCGAGCTTCACTTCGAATACTACGGAAAATGTTCGTTTGGAATCAACAGTTTGAAAAAGAAAGCAGACCAGAAATTCTGAAAATTTTAAAGGCATTTAGTCAAAAAACCTGGATTGTTACGAGTAGTGAGGAGATAAAGAAAGCATTACTAAAATAG
- a CDS encoding dipeptidase: MSKQALEYLQSNRDDLLTKLNEFLSIPSVSTDKVHKQDVEKAAQFVSDYLNDIGFEKVEVQQTKGHPLVYGEWMGAGSNAPTVLLYGHYDVQPADPLELWDSEPFQPEVRDGRLYARGSSDDKGQVFMHLAVFEAYMKTEGKLPINVKVCIEGEEEIGSENLYEILQEKQEQFSADFAVISDSGMVAKGQPTILYGLKGFTGLEFTVHGPSSDLHSGMYGGAVKNPLMAMSHILTSMKSEDEVVLVEGFYDGVDELSDEERKLIAEVPGEDFVQSTGIPEVTPEKGYTAKEHTMARPTLEINGMFGGYQGEGTKTIIPSYATAKLTSRLVPGQDPEHVQQLLIDHIHKHTPKGVTVDIKKEPLSAKAYKVDPNHPLVEKAAQSFTKAFGKETVYVRMGGSIPVVEWIEAVYKMPIVLLGFGTPEDRLHSPNESFPLENFDKGMETLVYYWQQVQEG, translated from the coding sequence ATGTCTAAGCAAGCACTAGAGTATTTGCAGTCTAACCGAGATGATTTGTTAACAAAGCTAAATGAATTTTTATCGATTCCGAGTGTGAGTACCGATAAAGTACATAAACAAGATGTGGAGAAAGCGGCCCAGTTCGTCTCCGATTATTTGAACGACATAGGTTTTGAAAAGGTGGAAGTACAACAAACGAAAGGTCATCCATTAGTGTATGGGGAATGGATGGGAGCAGGTTCTAATGCTCCAACTGTTTTGCTTTATGGTCACTATGACGTCCAACCAGCTGATCCATTAGAACTGTGGGACAGTGAGCCATTCCAGCCCGAGGTAAGAGATGGTCGCTTATATGCACGTGGTTCTAGTGATGACAAAGGACAAGTGTTCATGCACTTAGCAGTGTTTGAAGCTTATATGAAAACAGAAGGAAAACTTCCGATTAATGTGAAGGTATGCATAGAAGGAGAAGAAGAAATCGGTAGTGAAAATCTATACGAGATTCTTCAAGAGAAACAGGAGCAATTCTCTGCAGATTTTGCCGTTATCTCTGACTCAGGGATGGTTGCGAAAGGGCAACCGACAATTCTTTACGGATTAAAAGGATTCACAGGATTAGAATTCACGGTACATGGACCGTCTAGTGACCTTCATTCTGGCATGTATGGGGGAGCGGTTAAAAATCCATTAATGGCCATGTCCCATATTCTTACTTCTATGAAAAGTGAGGACGAAGTAGTACTAGTAGAAGGTTTCTACGATGGAGTGGATGAGCTTTCTGATGAAGAAAGGAAGCTGATTGCGGAAGTACCGGGAGAAGATTTTGTTCAGTCTACGGGAATTCCTGAGGTAACACCGGAGAAGGGCTACACGGCTAAAGAACATACGATGGCCCGTCCAACACTTGAGATTAATGGAATGTTTGGTGGTTATCAAGGAGAAGGAACGAAAACGATTATTCCTTCCTACGCAACAGCCAAACTAACTTCCCGCCTCGTACCAGGACAGGATCCAGAGCATGTGCAACAGCTTTTAATTGACCATATTCACAAACATACACCTAAAGGGGTTACAGTGGACATTAAGAAAGAACCACTATCGGCTAAAGCGTATAAAGTAGATCCGAATCATCCGTTAGTAGAAAAAGCTGCGCAAAGTTTTACAAAAGCGTTTGGTAAGGAAACCGTGTACGTTCGCATGGGTGGCTCAATCCCAGTTGTGGAATGGATTGAAGCGGTTTATAAAATGCCAATTGTATTATTGGGATTCGGTACACCTGAGGATCGTCTACATTCCCCCAATGAGAGCTTTCCACTCGAAAACTTTGATAAAGGGATGGAGACACTTGTTTATTATTGGCAACAAGTTCAAGAAGGTTAA
- a CDS encoding HNH endonuclease, protein MKKDYCELCGRDEVKTTVHHLLPKEKGGTFGATANLCIPCHKQIHALYTNDEIAIRLTSLEDLRQDDQLSRFIKWIRKQPPTRIMKIRKSNERKRNGR, encoded by the coding sequence TTGAAGAAAGACTATTGTGAACTTTGTGGACGTGATGAAGTGAAAACGACTGTACACCATCTACTTCCAAAAGAAAAAGGAGGAACATTTGGAGCTACAGCAAACCTCTGCATTCCTTGCCATAAGCAAATTCATGCCCTTTATACAAATGATGAAATTGCCATTCGCTTAACATCGTTAGAAGATTTGCGGCAAGATGATCAGCTTTCTCGCTTCATAAAGTGGATTCGTAAACAGCCACCGACAAGGATAATGAAAATAAGAAAGTCCAATGAACGAAAACGAAATGGTCGATGA